One genomic segment of Brevibacillus laterosporus LMG 15441 includes these proteins:
- a CDS encoding serine hydrolase, whose translation MLDDDNAPLTYVPGRTFDYLNFGYLLLGRVIERVSGMSYADYVRQHVLAPCGITDMHIAGDTLADRRTKLYITRKADGILTRSGFLAWTHMEGGLRLQRISFVSSFASIVSPLSRTS comes from the coding sequence ATGCTTGATGACGATAACGCACCATTGACTTATGTGCCGGGACGGACTTTCGATTATCTCAACTTTGGTTACTTGCTGCTCGGTCGAGTGATTGAACGCGTTTCAGGTATGTCCTATGCTGACTATGTTCGACAGCACGTCCTCGCGCCCTGCGGTATTACGGATATGCATATTGCCGGTGACACTCTCGCGGATCGCCGAACGAAGTTGTATATTACCCGCAAAGCAGATGGAATCCTTACACGATCCGGGTTTCTCGCATGGACGCACATGGAGGGTGGATTGCGTCTGCAACGGATCTCGTTCGTTTCCTCGTTCGCGTCGATCGTTTCGCCTCTAAGCCGGACATCCTGA
- a CDS encoding serine hydrolase, with product MRVSRMDAHGGWIASATDLVRFLVRVDRFASKPDILNRGSLATMYTTTTAPRIDGSPSNYAKGWAIDSSGNYFHDGDIPGSTSIVMRTHHGYCWAVLVNSRNDTQLEKMRTDLDNLVWTIIGRIKDWPAYDLFRNR from the coding sequence ATCCGGGTTTCTCGCATGGACGCACATGGAGGGTGGATTGCGTCTGCAACGGATCTCGTTCGTTTCCTCGTTCGCGTCGATCGTTTCGCCTCTAAGCCGGACATCCTGAACAGAGGATCCCTAGCGACAATGTACACAACCACGACTGCACCAAGAATAGATGGAAGCCCTTCAAATTACGCAAAGGGATGGGCCATTGATTCTTCAGGTAATTATTTTCATGATGGAGACATACCAGGTTCGACTTCTATCGTTATGCGGACACATCACGGATATTGTTGGGCCGTGTTAGTCAACTCTCGTAACGACACACAATTGGAAAAAATGCGGACCGACCTCGACAACCTGGTGTGGACGATTATTGGGCGCATCAAAGATTGGCCGGCTTATGATTTGTTCAGAAACCGATGA